A stretch of the Pseudomonas sp. ACM7 genome encodes the following:
- a CDS encoding nuclear transport factor 2 family protein yields MNERDQVLQAAADLVAAFARNDREAYFGAFSTDASFVFYTLEQPLLSRDAYQALWDTWRSEDGFEVLSCTSSNAFVSLQGDVAIFIHDVATELRMQGEQHFSQERETIVFKKQASGQEQQGLWLACHEHLSAMPEGLPTP; encoded by the coding sequence GTGAACGAACGTGATCAGGTACTCCAGGCCGCTGCCGATCTGGTAGCCGCCTTCGCCCGTAATGATCGCGAAGCCTATTTCGGTGCGTTCAGCACCGACGCCAGCTTCGTGTTCTACACCCTCGAACAGCCCCTGCTGTCGCGCGATGCCTATCAGGCGTTGTGGGACACCTGGCGCTCGGAGGATGGCTTCGAGGTGCTTTCGTGCACCTCGAGCAACGCCTTCGTCAGCCTGCAGGGCGACGTGGCGATTTTCATCCATGACGTGGCCACCGAGCTGCGCATGCAAGGGGAGCAACACTTCAGCCAGGAGCGCGAGACGATTGTTTTCAAGAAACAAGCGTCTGGCCAAGAACAACAAGGCCTATGGCTGGCCTGCCACGAACATTTGTCCGCGATGCCGGAAGGGCTGCCAACCCCTTAG
- the speB gene encoding agmatinase: MDKILHQPLGGNEMPRFGGIATMMRLPHVPTAAGLDAAFVGVPLDIGTSLRPGTRFGPREIRAESVMIRPYNMATGAAPFDSLSVADIGDVAINTFNLLDAVRIIEESYHKILEHNVIPLTLGGDHTITLPILRAIHKKHGKVGLVHIDAHADVNDHMFGEKIAHGTTFRRAVEEGLLDPDRVVQIGLRAQGYTADDFNWSRNQGFRVVQAEECWHKSLAPLMAEVREKVGGGPVYLSFDIDGIDPAWAPGTGTPEIGGLTTIQAIEIVRGCQGLDLVGCDLVEVSPAYDTTGNTSLLAANLLYEMLCVLPGVVHR, from the coding sequence GTGGACAAGATTCTTCACCAACCACTGGGCGGCAATGAAATGCCGCGCTTCGGCGGCATCGCCACCATGATGCGACTGCCCCATGTGCCAACCGCTGCCGGTCTGGATGCTGCCTTCGTTGGCGTCCCTCTGGACATCGGTACTTCCCTGCGCCCAGGCACCCGTTTCGGGCCTCGCGAAATCCGCGCTGAATCGGTGATGATCCGCCCGTACAACATGGCTACCGGCGCTGCACCGTTCGACTCGCTGTCGGTTGCCGACATCGGTGACGTGGCGATCAACACGTTCAACCTGCTGGACGCGGTACGGATCATCGAAGAGTCCTACCACAAAATCCTCGAACACAATGTGATCCCCCTGACCCTGGGCGGCGACCACACCATCACCCTGCCCATCCTGCGTGCGATCCATAAGAAGCACGGCAAGGTCGGCCTGGTGCACATCGACGCTCACGCCGATGTGAACGACCACATGTTCGGCGAGAAAATCGCCCACGGCACCACCTTCCGTCGCGCTGTCGAAGAAGGCCTTCTGGATCCGGACCGCGTGGTGCAAATCGGTCTGCGCGCTCAGGGCTACACCGCTGACGACTTCAACTGGAGCCGTAATCAGGGCTTCCGTGTGGTTCAGGCCGAAGAGTGCTGGCACAAATCCCTGGCACCGCTGATGGCCGAAGTTCGCGAGAAAGTCGGCGGCGGTCCGGTGTACCTGAGTTTCGACATCGACGGTATCGATCCAGCGTGGGCGCCAGGTACCGGCACCCCGGAAATCGGTGGTCTGACGACCATTCAGGCGATTGAAATCGTTCGCGGCTGCCAAGGCCTCGACCTGGTCGGTTGCGATCTGGTAGAAGTCTCGCCCGCTTACGACACCACCGGCAACACCTCGCTGCTGGCCGCCAACCTGCTGTACGAAATGCTCTGCGTACTGCCTGGCGTAGTCCACCGCTGA
- a CDS encoding cytosine permease — protein MNNNNKDQSLTHIETYGVEQIPDSERTAGPTDLFRMIFGGSNTFATAVLGSFPVLFGLSFQAGVWAIVLGVLLGSLILAPMGLFGPINGTNNAVSSGAHFGVHGRIVGSFLSLLTAIAFFSLSVWSSGDALIGGAKRLIGLPETDLTLGLAYGLFAILVLTVCIYGFRFLLWVNKIAVWSASLLFLLGIFAFVGPFDVNYAGTVSMGQPGFWAAFIGAALVAMSNPISFGAFLGDWSRYIPRDTSKRRIMAAVVISQIATFIPFLFGLATATIVAIKAPDYIAANNYVGGLLAVSPSWFFLPVCLIAVIGGMSTGTTSLYGTGLDMSSVFPRVLSRVKATLLIGVMSIAFIFIGRFAANLVQSVSTFAVLIITCTTPWMVIMIIGLLVRRGFYCPDDLQVFTRGEKGGRYWFTHGWNWRGLGAWIPSAAVGLCFVNLPGQFVGPLGELAGGIDISLPVTLGLASLVYLALLSLFPESAAVFGPNDARSKGTDSLAKPAVRQVA, from the coding sequence ATGAATAACAACAACAAAGACCAAAGCCTTACGCACATCGAAACCTACGGGGTCGAACAGATCCCGGACAGCGAACGCACCGCAGGCCCGACGGATTTGTTCCGGATGATCTTTGGGGGTTCCAACACCTTTGCCACCGCCGTGCTCGGCAGTTTCCCGGTACTGTTCGGCCTGTCTTTTCAGGCGGGCGTCTGGGCGATTGTGCTCGGTGTGTTGCTGGGCTCGCTGATCCTTGCGCCAATGGGCCTGTTCGGGCCTATCAATGGCACCAACAACGCCGTGTCTTCCGGTGCGCACTTCGGCGTGCACGGGCGGATCGTCGGTTCGTTTCTGTCGCTGTTGACCGCCATCGCCTTCTTCTCGCTCTCGGTGTGGAGTTCGGGTGATGCGCTGATCGGTGGCGCCAAACGCCTGATCGGTCTTCCGGAAACCGACCTGACCCTGGGTCTGGCCTACGGTCTGTTCGCGATCCTGGTGCTGACCGTTTGCATCTACGGCTTCCGCTTCCTGCTGTGGGTCAACAAGATCGCAGTGTGGAGCGCCAGTCTGTTGTTCCTGCTGGGTATCTTCGCCTTCGTCGGTCCGTTCGATGTGAACTACGCCGGCACCGTCAGCATGGGTCAACCGGGTTTCTGGGCCGCCTTCATCGGCGCGGCGCTGGTGGCGATGAGCAACCCGATTTCCTTCGGCGCGTTCCTCGGTGACTGGTCGCGTTACATCCCGCGTGACACCTCCAAGCGTCGGATCATGGCGGCGGTGGTGATCTCGCAGATCGCGACCTTCATCCCGTTCCTGTTCGGCCTCGCCACTGCCACCATCGTAGCGATCAAGGCGCCGGACTACATCGCCGCCAACAACTACGTCGGCGGCCTGCTGGCCGTTTCGCCGAGCTGGTTCTTCCTGCCGGTGTGCCTGATCGCGGTGATCGGCGGCATGTCCACCGGCACCACCTCGCTCTATGGCACCGGGCTGGACATGTCCAGCGTGTTCCCTCGTGTGCTGTCGCGGGTCAAAGCAACGTTGCTGATCGGCGTGATGTCGATTGCCTTCATCTTCATCGGGCGCTTTGCCGCGAACCTGGTGCAGAGCGTGTCGACCTTCGCCGTGTTGATCATCACCTGCACCACCCCGTGGATGGTGATCATGATCATCGGTCTGCTGGTGCGTCGCGGCTTCTACTGCCCGGATGACCTGCAAGTGTTCACCCGCGGCGAGAAAGGTGGCCGTTACTGGTTCACCCATGGCTGGAACTGGCGTGGGCTGGGTGCCTGGATCCCGAGCGCTGCGGTGGGCTTGTGCTTTGTGAACCTGCCTGGGCAGTTCGTGGGTCCGCTCGGTGAACTGGCCGGCGGCATCGACATCAGCTTGCCGGTCACCCTTGGCCTGGCGTCGCTGGTGTACCTGGCGCTGTTGAGCCTGTTCCCGGAATCGGCCGCGGTGTTCGGTCCAAACGATGCACGGAGCAAGGGTACGGATTCGCTCGCTAAACCGGCGGTGCGACAAGTCGCCTGA
- a CDS encoding DMT family transporter has product MSATRRSADGFALQVMIGLCLIWGIQQVMIKWAAPDIAPVMQAAGRSGISALLVGVLICWKGGWDQVGNTWRGGLLAGALFGLEFFFISEGLQLTTAAHMSVFLYTAPIFTALGVHWLLPSERLRPVQWLGIFLAFVGIAIAFAGGVSWDNLDHRMLMGDALGVLAGASWGATTVVVRASRLSEAPVTLTLFYQLIVGFVGLLLIAILSGQVTHVSLTTVAVASVLFQGLVVSFFSYLTWFWLLRRYLAANLAVFSFMTPLFGVTFGVVLLGEELSFNFVVGAVLVLLGITFVSAEQWVRRRLRKALGQS; this is encoded by the coding sequence GTGAGCGCCACCCGGCGCAGCGCCGATGGGTTTGCCCTGCAAGTGATGATCGGGTTGTGCCTGATCTGGGGTATTCAGCAAGTGATGATCAAGTGGGCGGCGCCAGACATCGCGCCGGTCATGCAGGCCGCTGGGCGCTCGGGTATTTCCGCGTTGCTCGTAGGAGTGTTGATCTGCTGGAAGGGCGGCTGGGATCAAGTGGGCAACACCTGGCGCGGTGGACTACTGGCGGGCGCGCTTTTTGGCCTGGAGTTCTTCTTCATTTCCGAAGGCTTGCAACTGACCACCGCCGCGCACATGTCGGTGTTTCTTTACACCGCGCCAATCTTCACCGCATTGGGCGTTCATTGGCTGTTGCCGAGTGAGCGTTTAAGGCCGGTCCAGTGGCTGGGGATTTTCCTCGCCTTCGTCGGGATCGCCATCGCCTTTGCCGGTGGAGTGTCCTGGGACAACCTCGATCACCGCATGTTGATGGGCGATGCGCTGGGCGTACTGGCTGGCGCGTCATGGGGGGCAACCACGGTGGTGGTGCGCGCTTCGCGCCTGTCGGAAGCGCCGGTGACGCTGACGCTGTTCTATCAATTGATCGTCGGTTTCGTCGGCCTGTTGCTGATCGCGATCCTCAGCGGCCAGGTCACCCACGTCAGCCTGACCACCGTGGCGGTGGCCAGTGTGTTGTTCCAGGGATTGGTGGTGTCGTTCTTTAGTTACCTGACCTGGTTCTGGCTGTTGCGCCGTTATCTGGCGGCGAACCTGGCCGTGTTTTCGTTCATGACGCCGCTATTCGGCGTCACGTTCGGCGTGGTGCTGCTGGGCGAAGAGCTGAGCTTCAACTTCGTTGTCGGCGCGGTGCTGGTGTTGTTGGGCATCACGTTTGTCAGCGCTGAGCAGTGGGTGCGCCGTCGTTTGCGCAAAGCCCTTGGGCAGAGCTGA
- a CDS encoding MFS transporter, translated as MSPLIRLLASFIALMMAMGIGRFALTPQLPHLLSEGQIDLTAAGLIAAANYLGYFVGAVDAMFSRRPEQVRRRLLGGLWLCVLLTLASFWANGFWSHLVLRFGTGVASAWVLVMITALSQPLAAAAGRPRLGALVFAGPGLGIFLTGLLALGSNLLGQTSAALWLVYAGVGLAMLLGILPFLPQPATTVAAAPSVAGSGNHGIGRLGVVYGLYGLGYIIPATFLSQMANAQFHGQWQADLFWPCFGLASAIGVVLVSLRRQHPYGTRYWLMATLWLQAAGVFACLLGSGPGLALGVILCGTPFLACMQLVMQRSRELAPHATQRNAGLLTACFAVGQLSGPLLASLSSHFSGGLQPALVFAGGGLIVAGGLLLRPVSSAQGLCANDGAPTAQR; from the coding sequence ATGTCCCCTCTGATTCGCTTACTCGCCAGTTTCATCGCCCTGATGATGGCCATGGGCATCGGGCGTTTCGCCCTCACGCCTCAGTTGCCGCACCTGCTCAGTGAAGGCCAGATTGACCTGACCGCCGCCGGTCTGATTGCCGCGGCCAACTACCTCGGCTACTTCGTCGGTGCGGTGGACGCGATGTTCTCTCGCCGCCCCGAGCAAGTCCGCCGGCGCTTGCTGGGCGGTTTGTGGCTCTGTGTATTGCTGACGTTGGCCTCGTTCTGGGCCAACGGGTTTTGGTCCCATCTGGTGCTGCGGTTCGGCACCGGCGTGGCCAGCGCCTGGGTGCTGGTGATGATCACCGCGTTGAGTCAGCCGTTGGCCGCGGCGGCCGGTCGTCCACGGCTCGGCGCCCTGGTATTTGCCGGACCGGGCCTGGGGATTTTTCTGACGGGCTTGCTGGCCTTGGGATCGAACCTGCTGGGGCAGACTTCTGCAGCCTTGTGGCTGGTGTATGCCGGCGTCGGGCTGGCGATGCTACTAGGGATTCTGCCGTTCCTGCCGCAACCGGCCACGACCGTGGCCGCCGCACCCAGCGTCGCTGGCTCGGGAAATCATGGCATCGGCCGTTTAGGCGTCGTCTATGGGCTGTACGGTTTGGGCTACATCATTCCGGCCACTTTCCTCTCGCAAATGGCCAACGCGCAGTTCCATGGCCAATGGCAGGCCGATCTGTTCTGGCCTTGCTTCGGTCTTGCTTCGGCCATCGGGGTGGTGCTGGTGAGTCTGCGTCGACAACACCCGTATGGCACTCGTTATTGGCTGATGGCGACGTTGTGGCTGCAAGCCGCCGGGGTCTTCGCCTGCTTGTTGGGCAGCGGCCCAGGCCTGGCCTTGGGCGTCATCCTCTGCGGCACGCCGTTCCTGGCCTGCATGCAATTGGTGATGCAACGCTCCCGGGAGCTGGCGCCCCACGCCACCCAGCGCAACGCCGGGCTGCTGACCGCGTGCTTCGCCGTAGGTCAGCTCAGCGGGCCGTTGCTGGCGTCGTTGAGCAGCCATTTCAGTGGTGGTTTGCAGCCAGCGCTGGTGTTCGCCGGCGGTGGTTTGATTGTCGCTGGCGGTCTGTTATTGCGTCCGGTCAGCTCTGCCCAAGGGCTTTGCGCAAACGACGGCGCACCCACTGCTCAGCGCTGA
- a CDS encoding S1 RNA-binding domain-containing protein: protein MALVGRYNSLQVVKHTNFGLYLDGGADGEILLPNRYIPKDIPSEDEDWLNVFIYLDSDDKLIATTEKPKVQVGEFASLKVVEVNSIGVFLDWGLPKDLLLPYSEEKRQMTAGEYVVVHVYLDKHTRRITATARLDRYLDKTPANYTPGQEVDLLVAEATDMGFKAIINNKHWGLIHKNEIFKFMRAGKEEKGFIKEVRADGKISLSLQPVGEEAATSLNSKILAKLRDNNGSLPVSDKSDPTVISSMFGVSKGNFKKAIGALYKNGQIVIHADRIELS, encoded by the coding sequence ATGGCTTTAGTCGGGCGCTACAACAGTTTGCAAGTGGTTAAACACACTAATTTCGGTTTATATCTGGACGGTGGCGCGGATGGCGAAATCCTCCTGCCCAATCGTTATATTCCCAAAGATATTCCCAGCGAAGATGAAGATTGGCTCAACGTTTTTATTTATTTGGACAGCGATGACAAACTCATCGCAACTACCGAAAAGCCGAAAGTTCAGGTCGGTGAATTCGCCAGTTTAAAAGTCGTTGAAGTCAACAGCATCGGTGTTTTCCTGGATTGGGGTTTGCCGAAGGATCTGTTGCTGCCGTACTCCGAAGAAAAGCGTCAGATGACCGCCGGCGAATATGTCGTGGTGCACGTCTACCTCGACAAGCACACCCGCCGCATCACCGCGACGGCGCGTCTGGACCGCTACCTCGACAAGACCCCGGCCAACTACACCCCTGGCCAGGAAGTTGATTTGCTGGTTGCCGAAGCCACCGATATGGGCTTCAAGGCGATCATCAACAACAAGCATTGGGGGCTGATCCACAAGAACGAAATCTTCAAGTTCATGCGCGCCGGTAAAGAAGAGAAGGGCTTTATCAAAGAAGTCCGTGCCGACGGCAAGATCAGCCTGAGCCTGCAACCGGTCGGCGAAGAAGCCGCCACCAGCCTGAACTCGAAGATTCTCGCCAAGTTGCGCGACAACAATGGCAGCCTGCCGGTCAGCGACAAGAGCGACCCGACGGTGATCAGCAGTATGTTTGGCGTGAGCAAAGGTAACTTCAAAAAGGCCATTGGTGCGTTGTACAAGAACGGCCAGATCGTCATTCATGCCGATCGCATTGAACTGAGCTGA
- a CDS encoding PA1414 family protein: MKEKIQNWLHDLGVALGLIEPPLQPVPIRTDDEQRRRQPRRR, from the coding sequence ATGAAAGAGAAAATCCAAAACTGGCTGCACGACCTGGGTGTTGCACTCGGTTTGATCGAACCGCCTCTGCAACCTGTGCCTATTCGCACTGACGACGAACAACGCCGACGCCAGCCGCGTCGCAGGTAA
- a CDS encoding sodium:solute symporter — MALDLFVVLIYAAAMLILGYYGMRKAKTNEDFLVAGRNLGPSLYMGTMAATVLGGASTVGTVRLGYVHGISGFWLCAALGCGIVALNLFLAKPLLKLKIYTVTQVLEKRYNPMARSASAVIMLAYALMIGVVSILAIGTVLQVLFDLPFWLSVLVGGGVVVIYSAIGGMWSLTLTDIVQFVIKTVGLMFILLPICMYRVGGWDELVLKLPATAFSFTTIGWDTIITYFMIYFFGILIGQDIWQRVFTVKSAKVAQVAGTFAGFYCILYGLACALIGMAAHVLIPDLDNVNNAFAAIVKLSLPDGIRGLVIAAALAAMMSTASAGLLAAATTLTEDLLPKLRGGKQSSLGINRLFTLLTGIVVLGIALVVNDVISALTLAYNLLVGGMLIPLIGAIFWKRANTAGAIASMGMGFATALVFMFKDGLDANTPIYYSLGVGLVSFVLVSLMSRRPVMVANAA, encoded by the coding sequence ATGGCATTGGATTTATTCGTCGTACTCATCTACGCCGCCGCGATGCTGATACTCGGCTACTACGGCATGCGCAAGGCCAAGACCAACGAAGACTTTTTGGTCGCCGGTCGTAACCTCGGCCCGAGCCTGTACATGGGCACCATGGCCGCCACCGTTCTGGGCGGCGCGTCCACCGTCGGCACCGTGCGGCTGGGCTACGTCCATGGCATCTCCGGTTTCTGGCTCTGTGCGGCCCTCGGTTGCGGGATCGTGGCACTGAACCTGTTCCTCGCCAAACCGCTGCTGAAACTGAAGATCTACACCGTTACCCAGGTATTGGAAAAACGCTACAACCCGATGGCCCGCTCCGCGAGCGCGGTGATCATGCTGGCGTATGCGCTGATGATCGGCGTGGTCTCGATCCTGGCCATTGGCACCGTGCTGCAAGTGCTGTTCGACCTGCCGTTCTGGCTGTCGGTATTGGTCGGCGGTGGCGTGGTGGTGATTTACTCGGCGATCGGCGGCATGTGGTCCCTGACCCTGACCGACATCGTCCAGTTCGTGATCAAGACCGTGGGCCTGATGTTCATCCTGTTGCCAATCTGCATGTACCGCGTCGGCGGCTGGGATGAGTTGGTGTTGAAACTGCCGGCCACCGCCTTCAGCTTCACCACGATTGGCTGGGACACCATCATCACCTACTTCATGATCTACTTCTTCGGGATCCTGATCGGTCAGGATATCTGGCAGCGTGTGTTCACCGTCAAGAGCGCCAAAGTGGCCCAGGTCGCCGGTACATTCGCAGGCTTCTACTGCATCCTTTACGGACTGGCCTGTGCCCTGATCGGCATGGCCGCACATGTGCTGATCCCGGACCTGGACAACGTCAACAACGCCTTCGCCGCCATCGTAAAACTGTCCCTGCCGGACGGTATCCGTGGTCTGGTGATCGCCGCTGCCCTGGCCGCCATGATGTCCACCGCCAGCGCCGGCCTGCTCGCCGCTGCCACCACCCTGACCGAAGACCTGCTGCCGAAATTGCGTGGCGGTAAACAGTCGAGCCTAGGCATCAACCGCCTGTTCACCCTGTTGACCGGCATCGTTGTACTCGGCATCGCTCTGGTCGTGAATGACGTGATCAGCGCCCTGACCCTGGCGTACAACCTGCTGGTGGGCGGCATGCTGATCCCGTTGATCGGTGCGATTTTCTGGAAACGCGCAAACACCGCCGGCGCTATCGCCAGCATGGGCATGGGCTTCGCCACGGCGCTGGTGTTCATGTTCAAAGACGGTCTGGATGCCAACACCCCGATCTACTACAGCCTCGGCGTTGGTCTGGTGAGCTTCGTGCTGGTCAGCCTGATGTCCCGTCGCCCGGTAATGGTGGCTAACGCCGCCTAA
- a CDS encoding MBL fold metallo-hydrolase, which produces MKIVSRDQWFEVKQLSDGIRLIHEPYIHPFYRCNLWHIQGRDKDLLLDSGSGLVSLREQLPWITERPLVAVASHCHFDHIAGHHEFPERLVHPAEAQILASPDGENTLSTAFVGDEMFEAHPDCPLCYAEYQVKAAPATGLIEEGDVLDLGNRVLQVLHTPGHSPGGISLYEAATETLFSGDIIYDGPLIEDAYHSNLDDYARSLKRLRELPIRTVHGGHFGSFSGEHLHTMIDEWQRLHA; this is translated from the coding sequence ATGAAGATTGTTTCTCGCGATCAGTGGTTCGAGGTCAAACAGCTCAGTGACGGCATTCGCCTGATTCACGAGCCTTACATCCACCCCTTCTATCGCTGCAACCTCTGGCACATCCAGGGTCGCGACAAGGACTTGCTGCTGGACAGCGGTTCCGGGCTGGTCAGCCTGCGCGAGCAACTGCCGTGGATCACCGAGCGGCCGCTGGTGGCCGTGGCCAGTCATTGCCATTTCGACCACATCGCCGGGCATCACGAATTCCCTGAACGGTTGGTGCATCCGGCTGAAGCGCAGATCCTCGCGTCACCGGACGGCGAGAACACACTGAGCACGGCGTTTGTCGGTGACGAGATGTTCGAGGCTCACCCGGATTGCCCGTTGTGCTACGCCGAGTATCAGGTCAAAGCCGCGCCGGCCACGGGCCTGATCGAAGAAGGTGACGTGCTGGATCTGGGCAATCGCGTGTTGCAAGTGCTGCACACGCCGGGGCATTCACCAGGCGGCATCAGCCTGTACGAAGCGGCGACCGAGACGCTGTTCAGCGGCGACATCATCTACGACGGGCCGCTGATCGAAGACGCCTACCATTCCAACCTCGACGACTATGCCCGCAGCCTGAAGCGTTTGCGCGAGTTACCGATCCGCACGGTGCATGGCGGGCATTTCGGGAGTTTTTCCGGGGAACATTTGCACACGATGATTGACGAGTGGCAGCGCTTGCACGCCTGA
- a CDS encoding acyl carrier protein: protein MKRAAVRVVVHRFISRLLEGQDDFDDNASLAQLGLDKEDIEELIFHLEDELGLTAFTAEEDQILKTARTANDLSRFLMEIGRH from the coding sequence GTGAAAAGAGCTGCCGTTCGTGTTGTCGTGCATCGTTTCATCAGCCGCCTGCTGGAGGGTCAGGATGACTTCGACGACAACGCGAGCCTGGCGCAATTGGGATTGGATAAAGAAGATATCGAAGAGCTGATCTTCCATCTGGAAGATGAGCTGGGTTTGACGGCATTTACGGCAGAGGAAGATCAGATACTCAAGACCGCCAGGACGGCGAATGACTTGAGCCGGTTTTTGATGGAGATCGGGCGGCATTGA
- a CDS encoding LysR family transcriptional regulator, with protein sequence MEFSQLRIFQAVAEEGSITRAAERLHRVPSNLSTRLKQLEEQLGVELFVRERQRLQLSPAGKVLLDYTAKLFNLRDEAQAAVQGGQPAGDFVLGTMYSTAAIHLPGLLARYHRTYPAVNLQVQSGPSGELLEGLLTGRLDAALVDGPLELAGLDGVPLCDERLVLISEADHPPILSALDVEGRSVFTFRQGCSYRMRLEAWFSHYHAAMGRAMEIESYPGMLACVIAGSGVALMSESMLASLPGRESVAVHPLAEPFASATTWLMWRKGMVGANLNAWLEQQQLVYPSAPSQARAIA encoded by the coding sequence GTGGAATTCAGCCAATTGCGGATTTTCCAGGCGGTAGCGGAGGAGGGTTCCATCACCCGCGCTGCCGAACGCCTGCACCGGGTGCCGTCGAACCTGTCGACCCGGCTTAAACAGCTGGAAGAGCAACTCGGCGTAGAACTGTTCGTGCGTGAACGTCAGCGTTTGCAGTTGTCGCCTGCAGGAAAAGTCCTGCTGGACTACACCGCCAAGCTGTTCAATCTGCGCGACGAAGCTCAAGCGGCGGTGCAGGGCGGGCAACCGGCCGGAGACTTCGTGCTCGGCACGATGTACAGCACGGCGGCGATTCATCTGCCGGGGTTGCTGGCGCGTTATCACCGCACTTACCCGGCGGTGAACCTGCAAGTGCAGTCCGGGCCAAGCGGCGAATTGCTTGAAGGTTTGCTCACCGGGCGTCTCGATGCGGCGTTGGTGGACGGTCCACTGGAGCTGGCCGGTCTGGACGGCGTGCCGTTGTGTGACGAACGGCTGGTGCTGATCAGCGAGGCCGATCACCCGCCGATCCTCAGCGCACTGGATGTGGAAGGGCGCTCGGTGTTCACCTTTCGGCAAGGTTGCTCCTACCGCATGCGCCTGGAAGCCTGGTTCTCCCATTACCACGCGGCCATGGGCCGGGCGATGGAAATCGAGTCTTATCCGGGGATGCTTGCCTGCGTGATCGCCGGCTCAGGCGTGGCGCTGATGTCGGAGTCGATGCTCGCCAGCCTGCCGGGCCGCGAAAGCGTGGCGGTGCATCCGTTGGCCGAGCCGTTTGCCAGTGCCACCACGTGGCTGATGTGGCGTAAAGGCATGGTTGGGGCGAACTTGAACGCGTGGCTTGAGCAGCAACAATTGGTCTATCCGTCGGCGCCGAGTCAGGCTCGGGCGATAGCTTGA
- a CDS encoding TorF family putative porin, translating into MLKPSYLLLGTLLSCSIANAQTFQRELGDFDLKLGTTPSRSMAQGLVKPSSTGSFHGGLDLSHDSGFYVGQWAPSMGLTPGANLEVDSYMGFKQPFDNTLGYEVGMIRYSYPKVDTLDSQELFGGLTFLGSRFGAAFSNDPDKQNSTVFADLGGNQPFGIGISMKYTTHQLNTPVSVDGGYVGSFTDWSVQLSRPFMGVDLDLIYSDSSLSGNSCSVYSGHNSQCDGLLTLKAERAFY; encoded by the coding sequence ATGCTCAAACCCTCCTATCTATTGCTCGGCACCCTGCTGTCGTGCTCGATCGCCAATGCGCAAACCTTTCAGCGTGAACTGGGCGACTTCGATCTCAAACTCGGCACCACCCCCAGCCGCAGCATGGCCCAAGGGCTGGTCAAACCTTCCAGCACCGGCTCGTTCCACGGTGGTCTCGACCTGAGTCACGACAGCGGTTTTTACGTGGGCCAATGGGCACCGAGCATGGGTTTAACGCCAGGGGCCAACCTTGAAGTCGATTCCTACATGGGGTTCAAACAGCCTTTCGACAATACCCTCGGGTACGAAGTCGGCATGATCCGATACAGCTATCCGAAAGTGGACACCCTCGACAGCCAGGAGCTTTTCGGTGGCCTGACCTTTCTGGGCAGCCGATTCGGCGCAGCCTTCAGCAACGACCCAGACAAACAGAACAGCACCGTGTTCGCCGACCTCGGCGGCAATCAGCCGTTCGGCATCGGGATCAGCATGAAATACACCACCCACCAGCTCAACACGCCGGTGTCAGTCGACGGTGGGTATGTAGGCAGTTTCACCGACTGGTCAGTGCAACTTTCCCGCCCGTTCATGGGCGTCGATCTGGACCTGATCTACAGTGACTCTAGCCTGAGCGGCAACAGCTGCTCCGTCTATTCCGGGCACAACAGCCAATGCGACGGGCTACTCACCCTCAAGGCCGAACGCGCCTTTTATTGA